In a genomic window of Mageeibacillus indolicus UPII9-5:
- the uvrC gene encoding excinuclease ABC subunit UvrC — MPSFDPRLDLVPECPGVYLMKDATGQIIYIGKAINLRRRLRSYFGANPQGTLKVLTMISHIRDFDFIICANELEALLLESNLIKKYQPFYNVLLKDNHDYPYLCISWQEPYPRIYKAYRIGNDIKRGAKYYGPYLNGDLNRALAAIHALFPLKTCNRTFPRDIGKERPCLNYHIKRCIGPCLGSVSATQYRAVVRQVADYLEGKYPKLLAEIEKSMKEAADNLDFERAAVLRDRLSGLKALIARAQRVTVSGQKSMDVYATAREGGEICIQKLQVRFGKITGTGTFFLQDPQPVGMGEDRGQTLLFDFILQDYLNNTGETEMIVLPPYINVDSVEWDNFKRWLFSAAGREIQLCLPKKGHKYELWQMAEMTAEKVINHHAAVENKRKIQTETAWQYLAELCGLKGQLKRIEAYDVSNNGSQDIVCAMTVFENGLANKKAYRDFNLSYQTEIDDYAAMAETLRRRIKHFDDSNFGAEPQLILVDGGLGHVHTVQGVLAEVKSKIKVAGMVKDDRHRTRGLVLPEGQVLELAKSVKTTHAGVLPSVSGDYHEADKEYRQAVLLKLLTEIQDETHRRAIRANRNRSRDRQLRYKLEAVPGIGPKRRALLLDKFGSLKDIAAAPVSELVAKTGLPTDVAHKIFAFFHQDGCLPD, encoded by the coding sequence TTGCCATCCTTTGACCCTAGATTAGATTTAGTTCCGGAATGCCCCGGCGTTTATTTGATGAAAGATGCAACGGGGCAAATTATTTATATCGGGAAAGCGATTAATCTTAGACGTCGCTTGCGCTCATATTTTGGCGCTAATCCGCAGGGAACCTTAAAGGTTCTGACGATGATTTCCCATATTCGCGATTTTGATTTCATTATTTGTGCAAATGAGCTAGAAGCTCTTTTACTCGAAAGCAATTTAATAAAAAAATATCAACCATTTTATAATGTTTTACTAAAAGACAATCACGACTATCCTTATTTGTGTATAAGCTGGCAGGAACCTTATCCAAGAATATATAAGGCATATCGTATAGGCAATGATATTAAACGTGGGGCAAAATATTATGGACCGTATTTAAATGGTGACTTGAACCGCGCTTTGGCAGCGATACATGCACTTTTCCCACTAAAAACCTGCAACCGTACTTTCCCACGTGATATAGGTAAAGAGCGTCCTTGCCTCAACTATCATATTAAACGTTGTATCGGACCTTGTTTAGGTTCGGTTTCCGCTACCCAATATCGTGCGGTAGTCCGGCAAGTGGCTGATTATTTAGAAGGCAAATATCCGAAACTATTGGCGGAAATTGAAAAAAGCATGAAAGAGGCGGCGGATAACCTTGATTTTGAACGGGCAGCTGTATTGCGTGATCGCTTATCTGGCCTGAAAGCATTAATTGCTCGGGCCCAAAGAGTTACGGTAAGTGGGCAAAAAAGCATGGATGTCTACGCAACGGCAAGAGAGGGCGGCGAAATATGTATCCAAAAATTACAAGTGAGATTTGGCAAAATCACTGGAACGGGTACATTTTTCCTACAAGATCCGCAGCCGGTTGGCATGGGCGAGGACCGCGGTCAAACTTTATTGTTTGATTTTATTTTGCAAGATTATTTAAATAATACTGGCGAAACGGAAATGATTGTTTTACCGCCTTATATTAACGTCGATTCTGTCGAGTGGGATAACTTTAAGCGTTGGCTTTTTAGCGCAGCCGGAAGAGAAATTCAACTTTGTTTACCCAAAAAGGGGCATAAATACGAGCTGTGGCAAATGGCGGAGATGACTGCCGAAAAAGTTATCAATCATCACGCTGCCGTCGAAAACAAACGGAAGATTCAGACTGAAACAGCTTGGCAGTATTTAGCGGAATTATGCGGATTGAAAGGACAGCTTAAACGTATTGAGGCATACGATGTTTCTAATAATGGCAGTCAGGATATAGTTTGTGCAATGACGGTGTTTGAAAACGGGTTGGCGAACAAAAAGGCTTATCGCGATTTTAATCTTTCTTATCAGACGGAAATTGATGACTATGCAGCGATGGCAGAAACTTTAAGACGACGAATAAAACATTTCGATGATTCGAATTTTGGCGCGGAGCCGCAGCTTATTCTGGTGGATGGAGGATTGGGGCACGTTCATACTGTACAGGGAGTGTTAGCTGAGGTAAAATCTAAAATAAAGGTGGCCGGTATGGTCAAAGATGATCGGCATCGTACCCGTGGGCTAGTTTTGCCAGAAGGACAAGTCTTGGAACTTGCCAAATCGGTTAAGACTACACATGCAGGTGTCCTGCCGTCGGTGTCCGGTGATTACCACGAAGCTGACAAAGAATATAGGCAAGCTGTTTTGCTTAAACTTTTGACTGAAATTCAGGATGAAACGCATCGGCGTGCCATACGAGCCAATCGGAATAGAAGCAGGGACAGACAACTGCGTTATAAGTTGGAAGCAGTTCCCGGTATAGGACCCAAGCGACGCGCCTTGCTTTTGGACAAATTTGGCTCGCTTAAAGATATCGCTGCCGCTCCTGTTTCGGAACTGGTTGCTAAGACTGGCTTACCTACGGACGTTGCACATAAAATTTTTGCATTTTTTCATCAGGATGGCTGCCTTCCTGATTAG
- a CDS encoding metallophosphoesterase, with the protein MIWALADSHLSFTVEKPMDVFGPQWHNHAERLAQNWLSSVGRDDIVIMPGDISWGMNLAEARADLQFLHELPGQKYISRGNHDYWWSTLKKLNEFKIEAGLDSLHFFRSDVCELTVEDERVLLFGTRGWSLPKTASFTAADQKILLREEGRLKLALDAMNAAWTPGTKLICAMHYPPLLQGSRDTVFTRLLQAYGIPLCLYGHLHARGLKEAYHGLCGDVFYQNVAADYLSMQPAPVRLLERTI; encoded by the coding sequence ATGATTTGGGCTTTAGCAGATTCACATTTGAGCTTTACGGTTGAGAAACCTATGGACGTTTTTGGTCCGCAGTGGCATAACCATGCTGAAAGGCTCGCTCAAAACTGGCTTTCATCCGTTGGCCGAGATGACATTGTTATTATGCCGGGAGATATTTCTTGGGGGATGAATTTGGCCGAGGCGAGAGCAGATTTGCAATTTTTACACGAATTACCGGGGCAAAAATATATCAGCCGCGGCAATCATGACTATTGGTGGTCGACGCTTAAAAAATTAAACGAGTTTAAAATTGAAGCTGGTCTTGATTCTTTACATTTTTTTCGCAGCGATGTATGTGAACTGACAGTTGAAGATGAACGGGTACTGTTGTTTGGAACCCGTGGCTGGTCATTGCCAAAAACCGCAAGTTTCACGGCGGCGGATCAAAAAATTTTACTGCGCGAAGAGGGGAGACTTAAACTAGCTCTGGATGCAATGAACGCGGCTTGGACACCTGGTACGAAGCTAATTTGCGCCATGCACTATCCACCTTTGTTGCAGGGAAGCAGAGACACAGTTTTCACGCGATTATTGCAGGCGTACGGAATTCCACTATGCTTATACGGACACCTACATGCGCGTGGGCTTAAGGAGGCTTACCATGGATTGTGCGGTGATGTTTTTTATCAAAATGTAGCGGCAGATTATTTGTCTATGCAGCCGGCTCCCGTAAGATTGTTGGAAAGAACGATTTAA
- a CDS encoding ArsR/SmtB family transcription factor has translation MKKILQEQVVAYKALNDVTRIKILQMLKLRSMYTNEILDEFNITQPTLSYHMKILSSANLVDTKKVGRNVYYCLNRKTINHLIDFLSQIVKVDGEQCKDLNCSK, from the coding sequence ATGAAGAAAATTTTGCAGGAACAAGTTGTGGCATATAAAGCGTTGAATGATGTTACGCGCATCAAAATTTTACAGATGTTAAAGCTGCGTAGCATGTACACTAACGAAATACTGGATGAATTCAATATAACCCAGCCGACTTTGAGTTACCATATGAAGATCCTCAGCAGTGCGAATTTGGTTGACACAAAAAAAGTAGGGCGTAATGTTTATTATTGCCTTAACCGCAAGACAATTAACCATTTGATTGATTTTCTTAGCCAAATTGTCAAGGTGGATGGTGAACAATGCAAAGACTTGAATTGTTCGAAATGA
- a CDS encoding arsenic metallochaperone ArsD family protein has protein sequence MQRLELFEMSSDLNFASKGEVAEQYRIQKAVVTLRLNGVEVYRYNFLQNPTAFLGNETIGKILETDGDAGFPVTLIDGKMLTKGRYPSGTELAEIFSLSSDILPDTYPAEDVELWFKMMMEAERGGCGAGSCSGCSGCGSVSDPDHYSDFDSDQTDSDLSDYD, from the coding sequence ATGCAAAGACTTGAATTGTTCGAAATGAGCTCCGATCTGAATTTTGCTTCAAAAGGCGAGGTGGCAGAGCAGTATCGAATTCAAAAGGCTGTGGTAACGTTGCGATTAAACGGTGTTGAGGTTTACAGGTACAATTTTTTGCAAAATCCAACAGCGTTTTTGGGAAATGAAACTATTGGCAAAATTCTTGAAACAGACGGAGATGCTGGCTTTCCGGTTACGCTGATTGACGGGAAGATGTTGACCAAGGGCCGATATCCGTCGGGGACTGAGTTGGCTGAAATATTCAGTCTGTCGTCTGATATTTTGCCTGATACTTATCCGGCTGAAGATGTTGAACTCTGGTTTAAAATGATGATGGAAGCTGAACGTGGCGGTTGCGGCGCAGGAAGCTGTTCCGGGTGTTCGGGTTGCGGATCAGTATCTGACCCCGACCACTACTCCGACTTTGATTCCGACCAAACCGATTCTGATTTGTCTGATTATGATTAG